In the Ipomoea triloba cultivar NCNSP0323 chromosome 6, ASM357664v1 genome, one interval contains:
- the LOC116022449 gene encoding patatin-like protein 7 encodes MAGTHRNVLQGSTTEGEEPSVDTDKLSYEIFSILESKFLFGYDDQKLWIPKTIAPAVEGDDKNEVAEVGGNDEVQAIINQRGKICILAIDGGGMRGILSGKALAYLEQALKVKSGNPEARIADYFDVAAGSGVGGIFTAMLFGTKDRSRPIFNADDTWRFLAENGKKLYSSSSKGSGSGGFLRRVFRGSDGTVSAAARLEKAMKEAFTDEKTGRSLTLKDTLKPVLIPCYDLSSTAPFLFSRADALETESYDFRLWEVCRATSAEPGVFEPVCMTSVDGSTRCVAVDGGLAMSNPTAAAITHVLHNKQEFPFVRGVEDILVLSLGTAQLLEGSFEYEQVKGWKAKQWAIPMARISGDGSADLVDHVVAMAFGHSRTTNYVRVQANGFNSGSCGVNLDTDPSPNNVKRLVGIADEMLKQKNVESVLFGGKRIGEQSNFEKLEWFAGELVQEHQRRSCRIAPTVAFKQATPTTPK; translated from the exons ATGGCGGGGACTCATCGGAATGTTCTTCAAGGTTCGACTACGGAGGGGGAGGAGCCGAGTGTAGATACAGATAAGCTGAGTTACGAGATCTTTTCTATACTGGAGAGTAAGTTTTTGTTCGGTTACGATGATCAGAAGCTTTGGATTCCGAAAACTATTGCGCCGGCGGTGGAGGGAGATGATAAAAACGAGGTTGCGGAGGTTGGCGGGAACGATGAAGTGCAAGCGATCATAAACCAGAGAGGGAAGATTTGTATATTGGCGATTGACGGCGGCGGAATGCGGGGGATTCTGTCCGGGAAAGCGCTGGCGTATTTGGAACAGGCGTTGAAGGTGAAATCGGGGAATCCGGAGGCGCGGATCGCGGATTATTTTGACGTGGCGGCCGGCTCCGGCGTCGGAGGGATTTTCACGGCGATGTTGTTTGGGACGAAGGATAGGAGCCGTCCGATTTTCAATGCGGACGACACGTGGAGGTTTTTGGCTGAGAATGGGAAGAAGCtgtattcttcttcttccaaaggTTCCGGGAGCGGCGGTTTTCTCAGGCGAGTTTTCCGCGGTAGCGACGGAACCGTTTCCGCCGCCGCGCGGTTGGAGAAGGCGATGAAAGAGGCGTTCACGGACGAGAAAACCGGGCGGAGCTTGACGTTGAAGGACACGTTGAAGCCGGTTTTGATCCCCTGCTACGACCTCTCCAGTACGGCGCCGTTTCTGTTCTCCCGAGCCGACGCGCTGGAGACGGAGAGCTACGACTTCCGGCTCTGGGAGGTCTGCCGAGCCACGTCGGCCGAGCCGGGAGTGTTCGAGCCGGTTTGCATGACGTCAGTGGACGGGTCGACCCGGTGCGTGGCGGTGGACGGTGGATTAGCCATGAGCAACCCGACGGCGGCGGCGATCACGCACGTGCTCCACAACAAGCAGGAGTTCCCTTTCGTGAGAGGCGTCGAGGACATTTTGGTACTTTCGCTCGGCACGGCCCAGCTTTTAGAAGGCAGCTTTGAATATGAACAAGTCAAGGGCTGGAAGGCCAAGCAATGGGCTATACCTATGGCCCGCATCTCCGGCGACGGCTCCGCCGACTTAGTCGACCACGTCGTCGCCATGGCTTTCGGCCACTCACGGACCACCAATTACGTCCGCGTTCAG GCCAATGGATTTAACTCTGGTAGTTGCGGAGTGAACCTAGACACTGACCCGAGTCCCAACAATGTGAAAAGGCTCGTTGGGATAGCGGATGAAATGCTGAAGCAGAAAAACGTGGAGTCTGTGCTCTTCGGTGGCAAGAGGATTGGCGAGCAGAGCAATTTCGAGAAACTGGAGTGGTTTGCTGGAGAACTGGTGCAAGAACATCAGAGGAGGAGTTGCAGAATCGCTCCCACTGTCGCATTCAAGCAGGCTACACCAACAACTCCCAAATAG
- the LOC116023048 gene encoding V-type proton ATPase subunit G 2-like, protein MESNRGQSGGIQLLLSAEQEAQHVVNAARSAKQARLKQAKEEAEKEIAALRAHLEAEFQKKLSKSTGDSGANVKRLEHETEAKIQHLKADTKRISHDVAQMLLRHATTVKN, encoded by the exons ATGGAATCTAACAGAGGCCAGAGTGGAGGAATTCAACTTCTTTTATCTGCAGAGCAAGAAGCTCAGCACGTTGTCAATGCAGCTAGGAGTG CTAAACAGGCTAGGTTGAAACAAGCAAAGGAAGAAGCTGAGAAGGAGATAGCTGCATTACGCGCTCACTTGGAAGCTGAATTTCAGAAAAAGCTCTCAAAG AGCACTGGCGACTCAGGCGCTAACGTCAAGCGTCTCGAGCACGAAACAGAGGCAAAGATTCAGCATCTAAAGGCAGACACTAAAAGAATCTCTCATGATGTTGCCCAGATGCTGCTGAGGCATGCAACCACAGTGAAGAACTAA